Proteins from one Streptomyces sp. NBC_00289 genomic window:
- a CDS encoding FAD-dependent oxidoreductase, producing the protein MDSAPGDEVVVVGAGVVGLTTAVVLAERGRRVRVWTRDPVGRTTSAVAGALWWPYRIRPVALARAWALRSLEVYEGLAARPARTGVRMVEGVLGEADLAGADAWAGARVPGLRAATPEEYRGSGVWARLPLVDMPAHLPWLRERLLRAGGRIEERTVSHLAEADAPVVVNCTGLGARELVPDDSVRPVRGQLVVMENPGIRTWAVSTDASGQLAYFFPQPGRLLLGGTAEEGAWSSVPDPAVAEAIVRRCAALRPEIAGARILEHLVGLRPARDTVRLERELLSDGRVLVHNYGHGGAGVTVAWGCAEEAAALAAAPSG; encoded by the coding sequence GTGGACAGTGCGCCGGGTGACGAGGTCGTCGTGGTCGGGGCCGGGGTGGTCGGGCTGACGACGGCCGTCGTGCTGGCCGAGCGGGGCCGTCGGGTGCGGGTGTGGACGCGGGATCCCGTCGGGCGGACCACCTCGGCCGTCGCGGGGGCGTTGTGGTGGCCGTACCGGATCAGGCCGGTGGCGCTCGCCCGCGCGTGGGCGTTGCGCTCGCTGGAGGTCTACGAGGGGTTGGCGGCGCGTCCGGCGCGGACCGGCGTGCGGATGGTCGAGGGGGTGCTGGGCGAGGCGGACCTGGCCGGCGCGGACGCGTGGGCCGGTGCGCGGGTGCCGGGGCTGCGGGCGGCGACGCCCGAGGAGTACCGCGGCTCGGGGGTGTGGGCGCGGCTGCCGCTCGTCGACATGCCGGCCCATCTGCCGTGGCTGCGGGAGCGGTTGCTGCGGGCGGGCGGCCGGATCGAGGAACGTACGGTGTCCCACCTCGCGGAGGCCGACGCGCCGGTCGTGGTCAACTGCACCGGGCTCGGGGCCCGCGAGCTCGTACCGGACGACTCCGTGCGTCCCGTGCGGGGGCAGCTGGTCGTCATGGAGAACCCCGGCATCCGCACCTGGGCCGTCTCCACGGACGCCTCCGGGCAGCTCGCGTACTTCTTCCCGCAGCCCGGCCGGCTCCTGCTGGGCGGTACCGCGGAGGAGGGCGCGTGGTCGTCGGTGCCGGATCCGGCGGTCGCCGAGGCGATCGTACGACGGTGCGCCGCGCTGCGGCCCGAGATCGCCGGGGCGCGGATCCTGGAGCACCTGGTGGGGCTGCGTCCGGCCCGGGACACGGTCCGGCTGGAGCGTGAACTGCTGTCCGACGGGCGGGTGTTGGTGCACAACTACGGTCATGGCGGCGCGGGGGTGACCGTTGCCTGGGGCTGCGCGGAAGAGGCGGCGGCGCTGGCCGCCGCCCCGTCCGGCTGA